From a single Gracilimonas sp. genomic region:
- a CDS encoding glycogen/starch/alpha-glucan phosphorylase, whose translation MSTKKTNGVNIRSGMDKDSLREDIKLHLRHTLAKDEFSTTSWDKYRSVALTIMDRLNDRMLKTQQHFYKSNAKRVYYLSMEYLIGRLLDNMLVNLDVRDLVAEALDDLDLSYEEIRDQEWDAGLGNGGLGRLAACFLDSMATLGIPAIGHGIRYDYGIFYQKIKDGYQIERPDLWLKYGNPWDTVRPKVQYPVEFYGNQTTLQSSNGNTHYGWENTHRVKAVAYDTPIPGYDNGIVNYLRLWKAESSAGIDLKSFNQGQYIDAVRDNQLEQNISRVLYPNDKVFVGQELRLKQEYFLVSASMQDIIRRFKKQSSDFTKFPEKVSIQCNDTHPNLAIPELMRYLLDEEHMDWDKAWDITVDTMAYTNHTLLPEALEKWPVSLVRNLLPRHLNIIYEINRRFLDDVKIKLGDDKNRQSRMSIVGEGEQPVVHMAHLGIVGSHKVNGVAAMHSRLLKDSMFRDFDEMYPDKFTNKTNGITPRRWLKQCNPALSDLISDKIGDDWITALDELKKINKFADDKKFRKKFAEIKLENKKHLAEYIKEHNDLDVDPESMFDIQIKRIHEYKRQLMAALHVITLYNRLKENPDLDMTPRTVIFAGKAAPGYTMAKLHIKLINSIAEVVNNDPEVNQKLKCVFLQNYSVTLAEKLIPAANLSEQISTAGMEASGTGNMKFALNGALTIGTLDGANVEIKEEVGDENIFIFGLEEEDIDQLRREGYNPWDYYNANEELKQALDQIRDGFFSNGDKELFQPIINALLHEGDYFMVLADYEAYVNKQKEVSALFKDKDEWNRKAILNTANIGKFSSDRTINDYNDEIWKAPKVSLDK comes from the coding sequence ATGAGTACCAAAAAAACAAATGGAGTGAATATCAGATCCGGGATGGATAAGGATTCGCTTCGCGAAGATATTAAACTGCACCTGCGTCATACCCTGGCTAAAGATGAGTTTTCAACCACCAGCTGGGATAAGTACAGAAGCGTGGCGCTTACCATTATGGATCGCCTGAACGACCGGATGCTGAAAACCCAGCAGCACTTCTATAAATCCAATGCTAAGCGGGTGTACTATCTTTCCATGGAGTACCTGATTGGTCGTCTCTTGGACAACATGCTGGTAAACCTGGACGTGCGCGACCTTGTAGCCGAAGCTCTCGACGACCTTGACCTTTCCTATGAAGAAATACGGGATCAGGAATGGGATGCCGGACTTGGAAATGGAGGCCTTGGAAGACTTGCAGCCTGCTTCCTCGATTCGATGGCAACATTGGGGATTCCGGCAATAGGTCATGGCATACGGTACGATTACGGAATTTTTTATCAAAAAATTAAGGATGGTTACCAGATTGAGCGGCCGGATCTATGGCTGAAATATGGCAACCCCTGGGATACGGTTCGGCCTAAAGTGCAGTACCCTGTAGAATTTTATGGGAATCAGACCACCCTACAATCCAGCAATGGAAATACTCATTACGGATGGGAAAATACGCATCGTGTTAAAGCAGTGGCTTACGATACGCCCATCCCGGGATACGACAATGGCATTGTTAACTACCTGAGATTATGGAAAGCGGAATCATCGGCCGGGATCGACCTGAAGAGCTTTAACCAGGGCCAATACATTGATGCGGTTCGTGATAACCAGCTGGAGCAAAATATTTCGCGAGTACTTTATCCGAACGACAAAGTATTTGTAGGGCAAGAGCTACGCCTTAAGCAGGAATACTTCCTGGTTTCGGCATCCATGCAGGATATCATCCGTCGCTTCAAAAAGCAGTCATCTGATTTCACCAAGTTCCCGGAAAAAGTATCCATTCAGTGTAATGATACCCACCCAAACCTGGCGATACCGGAACTAATGCGTTACCTGCTGGACGAAGAACACATGGATTGGGATAAAGCCTGGGATATCACCGTAGATACCATGGCGTACACCAACCACACGTTACTTCCGGAGGCGCTCGAAAAATGGCCGGTTTCCTTAGTAAGGAACCTGCTGCCCCGCCACCTGAATATTATTTACGAAATTAACCGTCGCTTCCTCGACGATGTTAAGATTAAGCTGGGGGACGATAAAAACCGTCAGAGTCGCATGAGTATTGTGGGCGAAGGCGAACAGCCGGTGGTTCATATGGCGCACCTGGGAATTGTAGGATCTCACAAAGTAAACGGCGTGGCGGCGATGCACTCCCGCCTGCTGAAAGATTCCATGTTCCGTGATTTTGACGAGATGTATCCGGATAAATTCACCAACAAGACCAACGGGATTACACCCCGCCGCTGGCTGAAGCAATGCAATCCCGCCCTGTCTGATCTCATTTCAGACAAAATCGGGGACGACTGGATTACGGCACTCGATGAGCTGAAAAAAATCAACAAGTTTGCCGACGACAAGAAATTCAGGAAGAAGTTCGCAGAGATTAAGCTGGAGAACAAAAAGCATCTGGCTGAATACATTAAAGAGCATAATGACCTGGATGTAGATCCTGAGTCGATGTTCGATATTCAGATTAAGCGGATTCATGAGTACAAACGTCAGCTGATGGCTGCCCTGCATGTAATTACGTTGTACAATCGCCTGAAAGAAAATCCGGACCTGGATATGACTCCACGCACCGTGATTTTTGCCGGAAAAGCGGCCCCGGGCTACACCATGGCCAAACTTCACATTAAACTAATAAACAGCATTGCCGAAGTGGTGAATAACGACCCGGAAGTGAATCAAAAACTGAAGTGTGTATTCCTGCAGAACTACAGCGTAACGCTGGCAGAAAAACTGATTCCGGCAGCCAATCTCTCCGAGCAAATTTCAACAGCGGGAATGGAAGCATCCGGAACAGGTAACATGAAGTTCGCCCTGAACGGTGCCCTTACTATCGGTACGCTGGATGGCGCCAATGTGGAAATCAAAGAAGAAGTGGGCGACGAGAACATTTTCATCTTTGGGCTGGAAGAAGAGGATATCGATCAGCTGCGCCGCGAGGGATACAACCCGTGGGATTACTACAACGCCAACGAAGAATTGAAGCAGGCGCTGGATCAAATCCGCGATGGCTTCTTCAGTAATGGCGATAAAGAACTTTTTCAGCCGATCATTAATGCGCTGCTGCATGAGGGAGATTACTTCATGGTGCTTGCTGATTACGAAGCCTATGTGAATAAGCAGAAAGAAGTGTCGGCTTTATTCAAAGATAAGGACGAATGGAACCGCAAGGCCATCCTGAATACGGCGAATATCGGGAAGTTTTCGAGCGACCGAACCATCAACGATTACAACGATGAAATTTGGAAGGCACCGAAAGTAAGCCTCGATAAATAA
- a CDS encoding HD domain-containing protein produces MQNIPPEHQNVFTIISDAAQELDCPVYVVGGYVRDYYLNRSKQGEIDIDFVTVGSGIKLARKVSEKIKGSSLAVYKQFGTAQVKTGDLELEFVGARKESYRKNSRKPIVEDGTLEDDQLRRDLTINALSWSLNRENFGELNDPFGGMDDLERALIRTPIDPEKTFDDDPLRMMRAIRFASQLNFRIEENTFDAITEMSERINIISKERIIEELNKIIMSDNPSLGFTMLFKTGLLKEFFPEMHNLHGVKEVKGVRHKDNFWHTLKVLDNVIEMDADLWLRWSAIMHDIAKPPTQRFQEGVGWTFHGHDALGAKWTKKIFRRLGLPLDERMRYVRKLVRLHLRPIALVSDEVSDSAIRRLIYEAGDDIDDLMKLCRADVTTKNDYKQERYQKNFDYVERRIKEVEEKDRIRNWKNPLSGEEIMEALDIEPSRTVGDVKDAVKEAILNGDIPNDHDAAFDYMMKHKEDFLN; encoded by the coding sequence ATGCAAAACATACCGCCCGAACATCAAAACGTATTTACTATCATCAGCGATGCTGCACAGGAATTGGACTGTCCGGTGTATGTGGTTGGCGGTTACGTTAGAGATTATTATCTCAACCGCTCTAAACAAGGAGAGATAGATATCGACTTTGTTACAGTTGGGTCCGGGATTAAGCTGGCCCGCAAAGTTTCGGAAAAGATAAAAGGCTCCTCGCTGGCTGTATATAAGCAATTTGGAACCGCACAGGTTAAAACCGGAGATCTGGAGCTGGAGTTTGTGGGCGCCCGAAAAGAAAGCTACCGGAAGAACTCCCGCAAACCCATTGTGGAAGACGGAACCCTGGAAGACGATCAGCTCCGGCGCGATTTAACCATCAACGCCCTGTCGTGGTCGTTGAATAGGGAGAACTTTGGAGAGCTGAACGATCCTTTTGGCGGGATGGATGACCTGGAACGGGCGCTCATCCGCACTCCCATCGACCCGGAAAAAACCTTTGATGACGACCCCCTGCGTATGATGCGGGCCATTCGTTTTGCCTCTCAGCTGAATTTCCGGATTGAGGAAAACACCTTTGATGCCATTACCGAAATGTCGGAGCGCATCAACATTATTTCCAAAGAGCGCATCATTGAAGAGCTGAATAAAATTATTATGAGTGATAATCCCTCGCTGGGTTTCACCATGCTTTTTAAAACGGGATTGCTGAAAGAGTTCTTCCCTGAAATGCACAACCTGCATGGCGTGAAGGAAGTGAAGGGCGTTCGCCATAAAGATAATTTCTGGCACACCCTTAAGGTGCTGGACAATGTGATTGAGATGGATGCAGATTTGTGGTTGCGATGGTCGGCCATCATGCACGATATCGCCAAACCTCCAACTCAGCGCTTTCAGGAAGGGGTCGGGTGGACGTTTCACGGTCACGATGCCCTGGGAGCCAAGTGGACCAAAAAAATATTCCGCCGGTTGGGTCTTCCGCTGGATGAACGCATGCGTTATGTGAGGAAGCTGGTGCGATTGCATCTGCGTCCCATTGCCCTGGTTTCAGATGAAGTTTCGGATAGTGCGATACGCCGCTTAATTTATGAGGCTGGTGATGACATTGACGATCTGATGAAACTGTGCAGGGCTGATGTGACCACAAAGAACGATTACAAGCAAGAGCGCTACCAAAAGAACTTTGATTATGTGGAGCGGCGCATTAAAGAAGTAGAAGAAAAAGACCGCATCCGCAACTGGAAGAACCCGCTTTCCGGGGAGGAAATCATGGAGGCGCTCGATATTGAACCCAGTCGCACAGTGGGTGATGTAAAAGATGCGGTGAAGGAGGCGATCCTGAATGGCGATATTCCCAACGATCACGATGCCGCGTTTGACTATATGATGAAACATAAAGAAGATTTTTTGAACTGA
- a CDS encoding mechanosensitive ion channel domain-containing protein, translating into MNQLPTTAPSQIDSLAPDSGLIQADSVNIPNPTDYSLSEFFIYIWDLLQVQLFSIQNTPVTFLKLIIFILLLVGFSFLASFTKRMLNRKILPRFVKDGGLRYTLSRMSQYVVVVIGVFISFQFLGINMTGLAVIFGFLSVGIGFGLQNITSNFISGLIVLFERPISVGDRVMVNNIEGDIEEINIRSTKVKTLDNISIIVPNSEFVSKDVINFSHGDPTYRLGINVGVSYSSDLDNVLKALNEVAEESEDVLKTPNHEVQLRSFGDSSWDMKLLAWIPDVKKRYQVQNSLNQAIVRKFAEYDIEIPFPQRDLHVRSGLNFDKDDVKHGSEDSKTSKKESGED; encoded by the coding sequence ATGAATCAACTTCCTACAACAGCGCCTTCTCAAATCGATTCTCTTGCTCCCGACAGCGGTCTTATACAGGCAGATTCGGTAAATATCCCCAACCCGACGGATTACTCTCTGTCTGAATTTTTTATTTATATCTGGGACTTGCTTCAGGTACAGCTGTTTTCTATTCAGAATACGCCGGTTACCTTTCTGAAGCTGATTATTTTCATTCTTCTTCTGGTGGGCTTTTCATTTCTGGCGTCTTTCACAAAGAGAATGCTGAACCGCAAAATATTGCCCCGCTTCGTTAAAGATGGCGGACTTCGTTACACCCTGTCGAGGATGTCTCAGTATGTGGTGGTAGTTATAGGGGTGTTTATATCCTTTCAGTTTTTGGGTATAAACATGACGGGGCTGGCGGTAATTTTTGGTTTCCTGTCGGTTGGTATTGGTTTTGGATTACAGAACATCACTTCAAATTTCATTTCGGGTTTGATTGTGCTTTTTGAACGTCCGATTTCAGTCGGCGATCGCGTGATGGTTAATAATATTGAAGGGGATATAGAGGAAATAAATATCCGCTCTACCAAAGTAAAAACGCTGGATAACATCTCCATCATAGTTCCGAATTCAGAGTTTGTGTCCAAAGATGTGATTAACTTTTCCCATGGTGATCCCACCTATCGGTTAGGCATCAATGTAGGCGTGTCTTATTCCTCAGATCTTGATAATGTGTTGAAGGCTCTCAATGAAGTAGCCGAAGAGAGCGAGGATGTGCTTAAAACCCCCAATCATGAAGTGCAGCTCCGCAGTTTTGGAGATTCCTCCTGGGACATGAAATTACTGGCCTGGATCCCGGATGTGAAGAAAAGGTATCAGGTTCAGAATTCGTTGAATCAGGCGATCGTCAGAAAGTTTGCCGAATACGATATCGAGATCCCCTTCCCGCAAAGAGATTTACATGTACGCTCGGGACTGAATTTTGACAAGGATGATGTTAAACACGGCTCCGAAGACTCCAAAACTTCGAAGAAAGAATCAGGGGAAGATTAG
- the ispE gene encoding 4-(cytidine 5'-diphospho)-2-C-methyl-D-erythritol kinase, which produces MAELWISNSHAKINLGLNVLERLENGYHTIETGFCFIEWNDRFEVKHAPRMELVMSDEKIPVDDSNLIVKAIKLLQQEAGLKDEFYIEVEKNIPAGAGLGGGSSNAATTLRMMNKIANLGLNEHDLMQLGKKLGADVPFFIKGKPGFATGIGEEIEELDIQPDAWVVTVFPDIESSTAEAYQFCEPNPEPEFSLKNVLLDEEPEEWRYLLMNQLEPAVFPRHHLVGNLKDQLYEFGADYASMSGSGSSVFGVFQQDFVAINAYESFHKLGFPANLTRPKFEPDTGIYVKEE; this is translated from the coding sequence ATGGCAGAACTCTGGATTTCAAATTCACACGCAAAAATTAACCTCGGGCTGAATGTACTCGAGCGGCTGGAAAATGGATATCACACCATTGAAACCGGCTTTTGTTTTATAGAATGGAACGACCGTTTTGAAGTTAAACACGCCCCCCGCATGGAGCTGGTGATGAGTGATGAAAAAATTCCGGTGGACGATTCCAACCTGATTGTAAAAGCCATCAAGCTGCTGCAACAAGAAGCGGGCCTTAAAGATGAGTTCTATATAGAGGTGGAAAAGAACATTCCGGCGGGTGCTGGTTTGGGGGGCGGAAGCAGTAATGCGGCCACTACCCTTCGCATGATGAATAAGATTGCAAATCTCGGCCTGAATGAGCATGACTTAATGCAGCTCGGGAAAAAGCTGGGCGCTGATGTTCCCTTTTTTATCAAGGGGAAGCCTGGTTTTGCAACGGGAATCGGAGAAGAAATTGAAGAGCTGGACATTCAGCCCGATGCCTGGGTTGTAACCGTTTTCCCGGATATTGAAAGTAGCACGGCCGAAGCCTATCAGTTTTGTGAACCCAATCCGGAGCCTGAATTCTCCCTTAAAAACGTGCTTCTTGATGAAGAGCCGGAAGAATGGCGTTACCTGCTGATGAATCAGCTGGAGCCTGCTGTATTCCCCCGTCACCACCTGGTTGGGAATTTGAAAGATCAACTGTATGAGTTCGGCGCCGACTATGCCAGTATGAGCGGAAGCGGTTCCAGTGTTTTTGGCGTTTTTCAGCAGGATTTTGTTGCAATTAACGCCTATGAGTCGTTTCATAAGCTCGGATTTCCGGCGAATCTCACCCGGCCAAAGTTTGAGCCTGATACCGGCATTTATGTAAAGGAAGAGTGA
- a CDS encoding nucleotide excision repair endonuclease: MTLDLFEPTAITQKERVNKAMGGELPPHEPGVYTMYDKHDQVLYVGKGKDLQQRITSYRYSKSKKVQRMIAHLERISYEVCNTETDAILLENLLIRSLRPPFNHANKKPETYYYISTARRGNKKEFRLSMRVLDDYPEVYGCFKGHLKTRKGLGALLKLLFVQETSITSAHYLPSQLLNRITPQKFQLRLDEKSGFLVDQFLKGSSSLLADQLEEHILSLNFKDRFTENYFDNELELLRMFFTLGPQRNYRMKNELGLRSALINQDEIDDLLALMNEG, translated from the coding sequence GTGACTTTAGACCTGTTTGAACCCACTGCCATCACCCAAAAAGAGCGGGTAAACAAAGCCATGGGAGGGGAGCTTCCTCCCCATGAGCCGGGCGTTTATACCATGTACGACAAGCACGATCAGGTTCTCTATGTGGGAAAGGGAAAAGACCTGCAGCAGCGCATTACTTCGTACCGGTATTCGAAGTCCAAAAAAGTACAGCGGATGATTGCCCACCTGGAGCGCATCAGCTACGAAGTGTGCAATACGGAAACGGATGCCATTCTGCTCGAAAACCTGCTTATTCGTTCGTTACGGCCGCCCTTTAATCACGCCAATAAAAAACCAGAGACCTATTATTATATTTCCACGGCGCGGAGAGGTAATAAAAAGGAATTTCGGTTATCGATGCGGGTGCTGGATGATTATCCGGAAGTGTACGGCTGCTTTAAAGGTCACCTTAAAACACGTAAAGGACTCGGCGCCCTGCTAAAGCTGCTGTTTGTGCAGGAAACGAGCATCACCAGCGCTCATTATCTGCCCAGCCAGCTTTTAAACCGAATAACCCCGCAAAAATTTCAGCTTCGGCTGGATGAGAAATCCGGATTTTTAGTAGATCAGTTTCTGAAAGGGTCTTCCAGCCTGCTGGCCGATCAATTGGAGGAACATATTCTGAGCCTGAACTTCAAGGACCGGTTTACTGAAAATTATTTTGATAACGAACTGGAACTGCTTCGGATGTTTTTCACCCTGGGTCCGCAACGAAACTACCGGATGAAGAACGAACTTGGGCTGCGTTCAGCGTTGATCAATCAGGATGAAATTGATGACCTGCTGGCGCTAATGAATGAAGGGTAA
- a CDS encoding universal stress protein: MGNAKKWVIATNGTKYASAAVKYAAELFRDLRTEPEVYILVVAIDDNSLTEAKAILEMAKYSFEDIAGKEGPLTPYVETGEPGKVIVEQMQKLKADHLFIGGADFKWDINDEGPGGISNYIIENISGGVTLIK; encoded by the coding sequence ATGGGAAATGCAAAAAAGTGGGTAATTGCTACCAACGGTACAAAATATGCCAGTGCGGCGGTTAAATATGCAGCCGAGCTTTTTCGGGATTTACGCACCGAGCCGGAAGTTTACATTCTGGTGGTAGCCATCGATGATAACTCCCTCACCGAGGCCAAAGCTATTCTGGAGATGGCCAAATACTCTTTTGAAGACATCGCCGGCAAAGAGGGCCCGCTTACTCCTTATGTGGAAACGGGCGAGCCGGGAAAAGTGATTGTGGAGCAAATGCAAAAGCTGAAAGCCGATCACCTTTTTATAGGAGGAGCCGATTTTAAGTGGGATATCAATGACGAAGGTCCCGGCGGAATCAGTAATTATATTATCGAGAATATTTCCGGCGGGGTTACGCTGATTAAGTAG
- a CDS encoding DUF4160 domain-containing protein: MPTVLRIDGYRFFFFSNEGNEPVHVHIESGDGYCKFWINPVSIAYSTGYHSTELNKIRKLVEEHREHLEEAWNEYFSKK; the protein is encoded by the coding sequence ATGCCAACGGTTTTAAGAATAGACGGATACAGGTTCTTTTTCTTTAGCAACGAAGGAAATGAACCCGTTCATGTTCATATTGAGAGTGGTGATGGATACTGTAAGTTTTGGATTAACCCTGTTTCCATTGCATATTCTACTGGTTATCACTCTACTGAGTTAAATAAGATCAGGAAACTTGTTGAGGAACATAGAGAACATCTCGAGGAGGCATGGAATGAATACTTTAGTAAAAAATAA
- a CDS encoding DUF2442 domain-containing protein yields MNTLVKNKPTRATEIWFDDSKLYALLEDGREIAVPLEWYPKLRDAKKEDLNEWRFIGGGVGIHWEELDEDLSIEGFLH; encoded by the coding sequence ATGAATACTTTAGTAAAAAATAAACCTACCAGGGCAACGGAAATTTGGTTCGATGATAGCAAGTTGTATGCGCTTCTTGAAGATGGAAGAGAGATTGCTGTGCCCTTAGAATGGTATCCAAAATTAAGAGATGCGAAAAAAGAGGATCTGAATGAATGGCGTTTTATAGGCGGCGGGGTTGGCATCCATTGGGAAGAGCTTGACGAAGATTTATCAATTGAAGGCTTTCTGCATTAA